One Citrus sinensis cultivar Valencia sweet orange chromosome 5, DVS_A1.0, whole genome shotgun sequence genomic window, AGGctattatgatttaaaaagttttgttGTGTTCTGATCAAAATTACTTGCGAAGGTAGTTGGCACAaactcttttgttttgttaaatttatgttgGAATGGATGGTCACAACGTGAATTGAAGGATCCACGTCTCCGATCCATTAGATAAAGAAAGAACATGAAGTGTGAACAAACGGAGATTACAACGGGAAAAGAATAATcaccaaaaaattatatttctaatACAAAAAGGTATCCCTATCGAAAGAggtattgtttttttttctctaaattgGATTCAATACAGATACAGAACTAAAGTTGACAGAATGACaggcaaaaataatttgaatcaaATGGTCGAAAATCTAATTTCAAATGATCAATGAATTTCCTGAAATCAGCTATGTTTGTATGCTCAGTGTCATCCTACTCAGACTTTCCCATCATGTTCATTGGATTCTCCCAAATTACCATGTTTTTGTGGTCTGGTTGTAGGAAGTGAACTCCGTCGTTCCTTACCACCGGGCTTCGTCGAGGCATTGCTGTACCAAATCATTCCAAATACAGCAATGATCATACCCAGAACCACATGCAAGTTGAGACCCtcttttccaaaaaataagaatCCCATGATCAATACGAGTATTGTCTTCATATGACCGAGTACTTGAAAGGACACAGCTGTGAATCTGCCGATGCAAATGAACTGGCTGAGGTTGGTCCCTACAGCTATCGTGCATGACAGGATTAGGAAAATCTGCAGGTCAAAGCACAGATTAGCTACCAGAGGAGATTCATTCAATTTTATGAGACAAACTTAGAAATTTTTCTAAGACTAACAGAACCAGTAAGCATCATATGAGGGGCTTCCAGGCTACCACAGGTTCATGAAGCTTCTATAAACCATTaagtaattataaaacttcaattaaaaaagcaGATTGAAATTCCAAAACCGATATCATGACAGTTTTCACTAGCAGAAGCTACCACTAGAGCATGTTAAGTCCTTTTATGGACACATACCAATCTAAGGCTCTGCTTGGTAAAAAGGTATTGTAACTTTTTGCAGtggcaaaaaaaattataactatgaaataaaagtaaatactCTGTAGTAACTATggctttaaaaaataattttgctaaaaataatagatattattggtttttcatcatacaagtagTGGATCAAATCAACTCTGCTTCCAAGCTACAGCaactagtgtttaccaaatactttagtgcagtaacttttaaactacagcTGCCCAATCTCAGTACTAAACAGGGCCTAAATTAACAAATCCTATAAGGACCAAATAACATGTATCACTCAGGGGGCAGCATAACATCACCAAACTAATAAAAACAAGTTTATGTATAAATACTTAAATGAACAATTTAACTTCCAACATAGAGCAACAGATCCTGATGTACTTACCACTGAGGCTATGTTGTAGTCATAGGCATAAATTCTTTTGTCTGTCAACCAATTATCAAGAAATGGGCCTATTACCAACAGTGTTGCAGCTTGCGCAGGAGCGGTATGTCCCAATAGATTGAAAGAAGTAAGTGAATATTTCCGCT contains:
- the LOC102628217 gene encoding UDP-rhamnose/UDP-galactose transporter 6-like isoform X2; translation: MHFATTTLMTGVLRWLGYIQPSHLPFWELLKFVIFANFSIVGMNVSLMWNSVGFYQIAKLSMIPVSCLLEVVLDKIRYSRDTKLSIAVVLLGVGVCTVTDVSVNARGFIAALIAVWSTSIQQYYVHHLQRKYSLTSFNLLGHTAPAQAATLLVIGPFLDNWLTDKRIYAYDYNIASVIFLILSCTIAVGTNLSQFICIGRFTAVSFQVLGHMKTILVLIMGFLFFGKEGLNLHVVLGMIIAVFGMIWYSNASTKPGGKERRSSLPTTRPQKHGNLGESNEHDGKV